The sequence CGATTTAATTGGATTTGTATATCCACTAACAGGTGATCAACCGTTGGATATTTTattaaaacaaacgtaatataacTAGCCAAATAACGCGTGGATGCCATGCGACGCAGAGGAGCGGGAACTTGGAAACAAATAGACCGTTGGCGATCTATTCCGCAAACCATTTGCAATTCCCGCCTAACACCATAGTGACCTTCACGTTCCTCTCCACTAGCAAAATCAATCGTTCAGAAAAAAGTTCGTTTATAGAAAAGAGCAATGCTCTCCCGCGCGGCGGCGCATAAGAGATTCATAAGCTAGCTAATAATAACCCTTGGATATACTAGCCCACTACTTTGACCAGTTAGATTATAAGTTATATCATTTATGATGGGCAAGATTTTTAGAGAATAATAATCGTCATTTAAATTCCCTTCATTTTATCTTTTCTCTGAATATTCTTTAATCTCACTTGATTTTCCTTGCCGAGTTGTTCTTTCCCTATCTTGAATATCAAACTGAAAAAGgttgaaaatcaatggaaactaAAACTAGTTGATTTGAGCTCTAGGGGTTTACTAGTTTTGTTGTGATTGATGTTTGAATGAATAAATTATTCCAAAACATAGTCATAATTCTTTGTTTCACACAAATGATGATATTAATGTCGAATCTTATACACTCGTATCTTTGGTTTTCATTAAAAGATGAagaaatcatcatcttgaatttGAGACTGAAGTTAATAGTTTGATTTTTAATTAGGTTGTGTTAAATTGGAACAAACCATAACTTTAAGTTTAAGTtccatttgatttgatttgattatttttttggaaGCATTCCATTTGATTTGATAAACGTTATTTTGATGTGTGCGGTATTTGTATGAAATCGCGGCTTCAAGAGAAGATGAAAACAGAAAGCCAGAAAAGATTGAAACAATGGGAAAAAATAGAGAATACTATTTTCTATtggaaaaccaaaataaaaagatCTTTCATATCCTACGGGTAAAAAAGCGCTAGCTTATAAAACCATTATGTGCGACAGTGCGTGGTAGCACTGCCCTTTTAGGAAATCCAAAAACACCTCTCCTTTACTCAGATAGACAGTACAACCAACACCTTACTTACGTCTATAGAGTATAGACTCTACACACAACTACCCGCATCGTAAACATACCTTATTCTCACTACCTTATCTTCAACCTTATCGTTAACAGTAAACTTAAAAAAGAACCCCTTATTCTCTCTGCCTTTTCTTCAACCTTATCGTCAATAGTATCCTGTAAAGacatctaattaatgttttacagAAAAATAAGGAAATGATGGGAAAAGATTTGTCCATGTAACCAAGCATGCTAAAGCTACGGTGAGACCTTCTAAAAACATTTGATTTCGGTCACTCCACGATTTGTTAGTTTTAGTGGAAGTCGTTCGATTATTTTCCAAAACAAAAAACTTAATGAACCGCCATTAACAACTAACTCATCCATTGGAAGTCGACTTGGTCGTCAATTTTTTGGACATGATCAAACTGTTTCCATGATTTCTCAACTTTATGTGGGCCCCACCAAAGCAAAACCACCGGGTGGACCAAGCTACAGACATACCGCGGGAGCCCGCAGTGTGTATAATTCCGATATAACACTTTGATAGAAACGGGTTTAATTTTCCTCGATGGTTGCTTCTTTAGTCGAGTcgaaacaaagatataaaattgaagaaacttgTAGTATAGACCTAAAATCGGTAAACATATAATTCGCTCTCGAAAAAAAACTATAAGTGAACTGTATCGAATATTCTATAACAGACCAGAAAAAATAGTATATTCAGAACTTTTATAGAAAAGAATGGAAGATTAGTGGACACTCCTGCAAATTGTAGGATTAAACTCCTTTGACAAGTCGTTTTTCTTCGGACGACTCGGACAACCTTCACAAAATCCCATAGACTTAAGAACAAAGCTGTCGTCATGTATCTGAAAAGTGTTATTGAAACCGAACTGCAACAACTGCATATCCTCTGACATATCTAACTCAATTGTTTCAGGTGGAGGAGTCTAGATTATAATAAAAGGAAACGACACACCCTCTGAAGTTGCAGCTTTCCTCCCTGAACAACATAGTTGCTCATTCCACTGAGCGAGATTCTGCAGGCTTATAAATTGATCCTCAAGTTCTTGTAGATACACAGCCTTGTTTGCAATTTTGTTTCTTAAGCCAATGTATTGAAACTTAAGTTGTTCAAAAGCATTTGGGCCATCAGCATGAAGCATGCCTCTCCATTGTATATCTTTGTTTTCATCCTTAGATATGATATCCGCTGCAATAAGAATATTCAGGGAATCATACACTCTCCGTCGAATATTTTTCTCGTTATAATTTGGTTTCATATAAGGTGTTGTTGTTGAAAGTTCAGCCACAAGCTTATCCATAACTTCATtatatgttgttagagcatagctcggtcgacctcacatgcgttgctatatcaagcatgtttgtcaatgttagtgatcaaaactataagtcttgatttctagcctacatagctaagtctcggactagtatagaaaagtgtagttgagctcaatgacttcatggagattcatcatacaacaacgaagatatatacaaggaactgtggaaattcatcaacaaaaaggtatgtggagacttgtacttatctatcactcaaaagtctatttattctatctcctacttcttatgagacaaaagtcgtttgctatatagactagatcatacacatttgatatttcgagccgagtatatctctcctatctatatatcgaaatcatgtgttggtaaagcgtttcgttttgatcaagcttatcttcacctagtgacgaaagtcatgaaatgtttcaattactttgagaattgctctgacgtgaatcagtctgtgaataatggctacataacgtcctctgataatgtctcaatgattgaaattagagtttagattacataaccatgtattccttgaaccgaatttttcgaactttgttgataaagagaaatcgggaggattgtggaattggcttgccaagtccgcgaacccagtccgctgaCTCAGTCCgtaaactgtcggaagttcttgaccgagaatttatcctggattttccaaaactcgtttgtgtgattagtccgcgaactcagtccgcgaacccagtccgcaaactggcggaagttctctttccgagaatttctgatgagtttggaaaactcaaccgattaacttaagttcgcaaacttttttgtgaacttaagatgttatgatctaaagatgtgctatgaacatgaaacattaaattactaaggaatgctttatgcaaaccgtggctataatgttcatgagccgattcaatcgaatcgaatcatttttgtttcaattgtgtcttgtgtagttacataagatctcatagcaattgaacaactctttaactagttcatttgagtcaatggaactagttatggtgaagaagaacaaggttaatatgaaatgctcatatggttaaccttttgggttactatgttgaaccaacatacacgtacacgtttggcaaggttttcacgaacccagtaaacgtctacccaagtgtgtgtgacaagctaggtttttcgatctaatggttgagaaatattagcttgaatctaaataaggttttcatctaacggtgaatatggattgctttgtaactaaggaaaaaccctgatttgaaggctatataaaggagacatctagttttgagaaaaactaatccccacacgtctgtgttatactagtgcgctcgctagagtcgattctcctttaacctttggttttcttctctaaaaccaggttaacgacttaaagacttcattgggattgtgaagccagaacgatactaccttatcgtagttgtgtgatatgatcttgcatattttatcgtacgagtacaatcgattgattggtttgacatcgtgagagttctccgataggcaagataaagcaGACaccaacatcttcgtctcactgtttgtgattcctcgacaatccgcttgtgtagtcaggaaggattgtagagaggtgattgattaatctaggctgttcttcgggaaaataagaccggattatcaattggttcatgttcaccttgattttatatcttaatacggaacaaaacctagggtttatctgtgggagaaatatttatcttttgatatacttttctgtgtgatacagatttatttattatcaagtctgcgatttgggtcgtagcaactcttggttgtgggtgagatcatctaagggaatcaagtacgcagtgtcttgctgggatcagaggtgtaggagtacaactgtaccttggatcggcgggagactgattggggttcaactataatccagttcgaagttagcttggagtaggctagtatctgtagcggcttaatacaatgtgtattcaatcaggactaggtcccggggtttttctgcattttcggtttcctcgttaacaaaatttctggtgtctgtgttatttcttttccgcattatattttatatagttgaaataatacatgttgtgcgttcgtg comes from Papaver somniferum cultivar HN1 chromosome 7, ASM357369v1, whole genome shotgun sequence and encodes:
- the LOC113295026 gene encoding transcription factor-like protein DPB, with translation MDKLVAELSTTTPYMKPNYNEKNIRRRVYDSLNILIAADIISKDENKDIQWRGMLHADGPNAFEQLKFQYIGLRNKIANKAVYLQELEDQFISLQNLAQWNEQLCCSGRKAATSEGVSFPFIII